From one candidate division WOR-3 bacterium genomic stretch:
- a CDS encoding sugar phosphate nucleotidyltransferase — MKKGLIAMLLAGGMGSRLNILVSKRAKPALPFGAIYRIIDFTLSNIANSHIDVVGVLTQYKPLSLMEHLDGGTPWDLFGRTRLVEILPPKTGEASSDWYKGTSDAIYQNIGFISDFAPEMVLVVSGDHIYSMDYNDLIAFHRDQKALATVCLVRVPSRDVQHFGIAETDDMGRIVSWVEKPRSSKSNLASMGVYLFNRDVLVKTLSGAARRRGTDFARDIIPAMMKQKRVFGYIFNGYWRDVGTIHSYWQANMDMLQSSSGLDVKEWGIKTSLAAKGEIGDRPSTYIGRTSLVKNSLIARGCVIEGEVRNSVISPGVMVGKGAKIIDSIIFHDTVIGARSLVQRSIIDKQVSVGSSVCIGSGEAIPNKKFLKHLSTGISIVGKGAHIASDISIGTNCIIMPDRQLNTARHKEVSSGSTV, encoded by the coding sequence ATGAAGAAGGGTCTGATTGCGATGCTCCTTGCCGGGGGTATGGGTTCCCGGTTGAATATTCTAGTGAGCAAGCGGGCCAAACCCGCGCTACCCTTTGGTGCCATCTACAGGATCATAGATTTCACGCTGAGTAACATTGCTAACTCGCACATTGACGTTGTGGGAGTACTCACTCAATACAAACCTCTGTCACTCATGGAACATCTTGACGGAGGAACGCCGTGGGACCTGTTCGGCCGCACCAGGCTTGTCGAAATACTCCCGCCTAAAACAGGAGAGGCGAGCTCTGACTGGTACAAAGGCACGTCTGACGCAATATATCAGAACATCGGATTCATCAGCGACTTCGCGCCGGAAATGGTTCTTGTGGTGTCTGGTGATCACATATACTCAATGGATTACAATGATCTGATTGCTTTTCATCGGGACCAAAAGGCCCTTGCGACTGTGTGTCTTGTACGCGTACCGTCAAGGGATGTTCAGCATTTCGGTATTGCCGAAACCGATGACATGGGAAGAATCGTTTCCTGGGTCGAAAAACCAAGAAGTTCAAAATCCAATCTCGCCTCCATGGGCGTATACTTGTTCAATCGCGATGTATTGGTGAAGACGCTGAGCGGCGCCGCGCGGCGCCGTGGAACTGATTTTGCCAGGGACATTATTCCGGCGATGATGAAACAAAAACGTGTTTTCGGTTATATCTTCAACGGTTACTGGCGCGATGTCGGAACGATCCATTCATACTGGCAGGCAAACATGGATATGCTACAAAGTAGTTCTGGCCTCGACGTTAAGGAATGGGGCATAAAGACTAGCCTTGCGGCAAAGGGAGAGATTGGTGACCGCCCGTCGACATATATTGGGCGGACATCGCTGGTGAAGAATTCGCTCATCGCGCGGGGTTGTGTAATCGAAGGCGAAGTGAGGAACTCTGTAATTTCACCGGGGGTGATGGTGGGTAAGGGCGCCAAAATCATCGATTCGATAATTTTTCATGACACCGTAATCGGCGCTCGTTCCCTTGTGCAGCGTAGCATAATTGACAAGCAGGTGAGTGTAGGCAGTTCTGTTTGTATAGGTAGTGGCGAAGCGATTCCTAATAAGAAATTCTTAAAACATCTTTCAACCGGTATCTCGATCGTCGGT